From a single Lycium ferocissimum isolate CSIRO_LF1 unplaced genomic scaffold, AGI_CSIRO_Lferr_CH_V1 ctg9227, whole genome shotgun sequence genomic region:
- the LOC132046057 gene encoding uncharacterized protein LOC132046057: protein MSRSSEAASMKPRCTHVLGDVEIKVLSVVKGKKNIGICAADVKKEINLPPPIVKKALELLEKKKKIKLVVNIQNKRKKHYMGVEFKPSEEAWWADKEYVAALVQICLKVLDKLKVATVKGISTFIKEHKLIEKHELADCTDQVAQTLEYMVLDDVIKQVESTGLAEYHSTPVGSVCYLIARGPKTIGNMASIPI from the coding sequence ATGAGCCGATCAAGCGAAGCAGCCTCCATGAAGCCTAGGTGTACTCATGTCCTTGGAGATGTTGAAATCAAAGTGCTCAGTGTTGTCAAAGGTAAAAAGAATATTGGAATCTGCGCGGCAGATGTGAAAAAAGAGATAAACCTCCCACCACCTATTGTGAAAAAAGCCTTGGAATTactggaaaaaaagaagaagataaaactTGTTGTGAATATCCAAAATAAGAGAAAGAAGCATTACATGGGTGTTGAGTTTAAACCTTCGGAGGAAGCATGGTGGGCTGATAAAGAATATGTCGCTGCTCTCGTACAAATATGCTTGAAGGTTTTAGATAAGCTGAAAGTTGCTACTGTGAAGGGAATCTCCACATTTATAAAGGAACACAAACTTATAGAGAAACACGAACTTGCTGATTGCACAGATCAAGTTGCGCAAACATTGGAGTATATGGTCTTGGACGATGTTATTAAACAGGTAGAGAGCACTGGATTGGCAGAATATCATTCTACTCCTGTTGGATCTGTTTGTTATCTAATTGCAAGAGGTCCCAAAACAATAGGGAATATGGCTTCAATTCCAATTTAG
- the LOC132046058 gene encoding large ribosomal subunit protein P2B-like → MDVITTYLLDVWGGNISPTAEDLKALLSSVGAEADEAKIELLLSQVKGKDLTELIAAGREMIALVPSGGSGVAVASGGGGAVVAEEKVEEKKVEEKEESEEEFGFDLSAWHGRQRQRATRAEKMRLQALKADDQEAYMKMLEETKNERLIMLLRKTNELLAKMEAAIQR, encoded by the exons ATGGATGTGATCACTACCTACTTGTTGGATGTGTGGGGCGGAAACATCAGCCCTACGGCAGAGGATTTGAAGGCACTTCTCTCTTCCGTTGGAGCGGAAGCTGATGAAGCAAAAATTGAGTTATTATTATCTCAAGTCAAAGGAAAAGACCTTACTGAGCTTATTGCTGCTGGTAGGGAGATGATCGCTTTGGTGCCTTCCGGTGGCAGTGGTGTTGCGGTTgctagtggtggtggtggtgcaGTGGTGGCGGAAGAGAAGGTGGAGGAAAAGaaagtggaagagaaagaagagtcTGAGGAGGAGTTTGGCTTTGATCTCTCAG CTTGGCATGGAAGGCAAAGGCAACGGGCTACTCGTGCTGAGAAAATGAGGTTACAAGCACTGAAAGCTGATGATCAAGAAGCTTACATGAAGATGCTGGAGGAAACCAAGAACGAAAGGTTAATAATGCTTCTACGGAAAACAAATGAGCTCCTGGCTAAGATGGAAGCTGCTATTCAACGGTAA